The window atgtagggaagctaagacaggagagatatgatctctctctctttttaattctcatcagaactctagctgcagcattttggacaagctgaagacttttaactacattctgtggacttcctgagagtaatgaattacaataatccagtcttgatgtaataaatgcatgaactagtttttcagcatcactcctggaaagtatgcttctaatcatagcaatattccgaaggtggaaaaagaaaatcctacaaacctgtttaacctgggatttgaatgacatgtcctggtcaaagataacaccaagattccttactttgttctcggagatgtaatgccattcaggtcaggcgactggctaagcaatttccttttctggatctctggtccaaagatgagaacttccgtcttgtcttgatttaaaagcaaaaagttcagagtcatccaatgttttatgtcctcaagacaagcctgtaatctacccaaacgattaggttcatcagggttaatgaataaatatagctgagtatcgtcagcataacagtggaagtttatcccatgctgtctaatgattttaccaattgggagcatatatatagtaaaaagaattggtccaagcactgaaccctgtggtactccacaagtaaccctggagtatgaagacgatttgtcatgtacatttacaaaatgatacctttggaggaatagctccttcatcatgttacatatatagatggatggatggatggatggatggatggatggatggatggatggatggatggatggatggatggatggatggatagatagatagatagatagatagatagatagatagatagatagatagatagatagatagatagatagatagatagatagatagatagatagatagatagatagatagatagatagatagatagatagatagatagatagatagatagatagatagatagatagatagatagatagatggatagatggatagacagacacttTTTGTTGCAGCCAGGTCCGTTTCTCAATACGCTAATACGTTCTTGTGTTTCTCAGATCCAGTCCTCAGGACCCCCTGCTATACATGGTTTCCATGTTGCCCTCTCAGTCACCACactcacctgacttaaatgaatgagtgattaacaggcatatgcagcacttgatgtcttccttcatgtaaatgtgtttaaaaccatAGCTGAATGAATACCTCATGGAATGTTTTATCAGTGTCACAATTTCAACCCCTCCTCttttatccgggcttgggaccggcagaagtgacccagagagggacactctggcagagttagtttttttttccaattGGATAAAATTTTATTCTCCATCTTGATTTATCTTAATTCAGTTTACTTATATATTACCAATTTGTAAAACTAATCCTCTCAAGGCACTTTAAAGTGCAAACACTCCAGTTGAACCAAATTATTGAACAATTAATTGAGTTCATTATTCTGATTAGTTGAATGTCtctatgtaaggaaacccagccgattgctgtaaagtcactgactagtcaagtcagtgactttacagcaatccccatactaagcaagcatgtagcgacagtggagaggaaaactcccctttaacagggagaaacctccagcagaacctggctcagtatgagtgaCCGTCTGCCAAGACCCACTGGGGTGCTTACCTGGttgaacaacacattctcactcccagcgcgtcaaaaacaaacgcttggtcagccaccctccacgtcagaccccagacaccaaaagtgccctttttcgttacttatataCTGATTACTGAtaaggcaccgaaccagctcatttaaccgcacctaaaccttaacgtttcagtatttataaccttcccctctccctcatcctaaccttaaccctctgtctacctaaaacgttactctcactgtgatcaagcatttgtttcccatgcattctgactgtgaattttcgtatttgccgcccaaggggaacgctaGAACATACcagctggcgagggggaggttacaaataccctctacttttaacctccaccgtggtagttgaaacctccccctcgcgttggctcggtccaaacccgaccaatgacgaggcggctcccaccgttcacttcatagagccggcttttagagcgatcgacacatcactaacgtgttcgctagcaagatggttaaggttaggatagggctgaggggagggttaaataagacgataaggttaaggtgaggtacaatgagcttgtttggtgctctggctgcggacatcccatcacgtcagttttacgctgcattgggatctgcagtcagaaaaggggaaaaccccttttcacacataagtaacgaaaaagggcacttttggcgtcagggggtcTGACGGACCAAGCGttagtttttgacgcgctgggagtgagaatgtgttgctggtTGAACATGTTAGGGTTGTAGGGTACGTCCTAAACACTAACGCTGAGTTATGATGTTTCAGTTTTCTACCTTAAACATGTTATACCTGCTTTCTACACCTGAAACCCTAGACCCTTTTGTGGGAGGTTCGTGATGAAAAACAGCTTTCCTTTTGGCAGAAGACGATCCATTCTCAGGAACCCAAAATCAACATTCCTTTTCTTGAGTTTCAGATCCCTCATCAAAGGAAATGATTCTTTTTGAGAAGCTGTCTATTTATACATTTGTTTGGGTTGTTTTCAGAGAGTTTGCCTTCATCAGAGACCTTAAACCTTTTTGTGGGAGGTCCAGGGTCTGAAACAGCTTTCCGTTGGTTGCTGAAACTAAACCACGATTCTCTGACAAATGCGGTTGTTCCATGCTAATATAAGTCTCTGAATCTTTAACCAGAGCTGGAGAGTAACTCTTGTGAGCAAAAGAGTCTCCCATGATGCTTATTAACACGTAGACGATACGTTGAAAAACTATCGAACAACGAGCAAACACGGCTGTCTCTGACGGTGCGTCACTGAGAACTGAATGCTTGGTAGAATGAgaagatggtgacgatgatgtcaTAAAAGTTCTAAAAGGGCAAAGACGAGGTTAAAGTTGATTTTTGGAAAGGCCCTTATTGCTCTTCACCCGAGGATTACATCCTTTTTTGTTTCTTCTGATCCGACccaagaagttccaaagaccagatttaaaagtcaaggtgatcgctccttccaggttGTTGCACCCTGGCTTTGGAATGAACTTCCTTTAACCTTATGTAGTACTGACAGTCTGGTAACCATTGAAAAACAGCTGAAGatgtcatgttgtgtggtagatgcctaacccacgacatacagaatcagtccacagagtcaaagatcgcaaacaataatttattagaaaaggagaacagaaggagctgctaggaagtctagcagtattcggcagagaagcgaggttcgggtgtggagaatcctggaggaacagggagagttaggtctggcactcggaaatctgaatgttggatctgatggaacttacaggttggaggtgagacctcgtgagagagggaggagtgaccggtctggggagggcaggaggcttactggaggctgatgagcttggagtccaaatgaggagggagctgagcatgaagggtaatggtgatccaggagggagggtgggcagcctggagtgggaagaccagaggaggacgctgagagacgagtggacagtgaagaaaccaggttggtagcagcaaacgaggtgaactgataggtgatatctgcaggaggcaaaacaagcagtcaaaaacacagagatctcaaaaatcaaaaatccgtaacccagaaattctcaaaaatcaaagcttagtttagatttggctgttaggagaaatacccaagttgagttaatcatccagcgaagtgaaggcgtctctcaggagcttaaatatccctggccagctaatcagcagattacctgcagcctcccaacttccaggcacgcccacctgcagaggagagatgagactctacaccaattagtgtgtgaaaaaaccccagaccgtgacagaagacccttttatttaaagctgcttttaccaaaatcttttgttttcctatttttaactcaaatttgtaatcatctttcattggtTTTATGATCATTTGTAATTTTGCGGTGGTTACATGCTAATATAAGTCTCTGAATCTTTAACCAGAGCTCGAGAGTAACTCTTGTGTGCAAAAGAGTCGCCCATAATGCTAAATAAGTCATAGACGATAAGTTGGACTAGAATATTCCTGGGTGGGGGGTGAACTGGAgctcccagagaaaacccccCCGCAGCACAAGGACACACAGAAAGGATTTCCACGAGGGTTTTCTGTGACATCATCCTTGTGTTGCCTTTTTTTTACAGATTTAGGGACACGTGGGGATGTGTGTGGACGTGATTCATACTTCCTAACTAGGGTTTATAATTTATTATAAGTAATAATATCTAATAGCAGATAAAGCTACACTAAAGCAACAAATAACAGCCTGTCTCAGGCTGAAATCTGCATAATGGAACTAAACCATTCTAACATTTTCCATTTGGATTTTGGTTTCCGGCTTTTTCCACCTGCTGCTTGAGAATTtatattttttctaacattttctcTGTGACTAACTTTCTCTCTCCTGTTTCCTTTTGAAGGATGTTCCCTTCGTTGTCTGACGTTTCTGCGGGTTTTCCAGAGGGAGGGGTGCATGAATCACCTCAACTTTCTTCTCTGGGTCTGGTTTGACAGTTTTTTCTTGATCCAGCTGTTTATTTTCCTCTTTCTGGTTACTAACACAACATGCTGATTCTCTGGTGTGTTGTGTGCCTTTGCATATCCTATCATATAAACAGTTATGGTGGACTGCCAGGGCCTTTTTTTGGGCTCAGTCCTGCAGTGGGATGAGGGAAATGTAGGAGATGATAGGTGACTCTGTTAGGGGTTGAGGGGTGTCTGAGTTAGGAGGGATCTAGCTTTGTGCCAGTTGAATTGGGTCCAGAGCTTTAAAGACTTTAGTTTCTGTTTTACCAAAGCCAAGGGTGATGCTGGAGCTGCTTTAAGGTGGGACGCCACCCTGGGCTCATAATTAAACAGCTCTCTAGGAAGTTGGTACAGTATGGAGAGAGATCCGTCCTGATTCCGAGTTCGTTATTGAAAAACTTTTTTGAGTCAAACAAACTTTCGTGGAGCATTTCATAGAGAACAATTCCCACCTGCCACACGGTTGCTGGTCCTGCCTCATAAATGCCTTTGGAAATAAACTCAGGAGGGACGTGTTTCGGTGTGCCGTAGAACCAGCCGTCTTTATGTTCTGTGTCGGTGAAACAACTCAGTCCAAAGTCAATCAGTCGCAGTCGCGGGATTTCTGATCCTGTTTCAATCAGAATATTTTGTGGTTTGATATCTCTGTGGAAGATGTTGGTGTCCTCCAGATGTTTGACGGCATCAACCAGCTGTTTAATAATTGTTTTAGCCGTATTCTCCTGTAGGGGCTCTTTGTTATTTTTAATAAACTGTGAGAGGTCCACTGCAGGCACTGGTCTCTCCAACACCAGAATTTGTTCCTGGTTGAAGTCATACCAGTCCAGGAGGGAAATTGGGGCGGACTTCCCCACCGAATCAGCTAATTCTGTCTGGAGTTTTAGCATGGCGGCTACCTCAATGGTGAGTTGCTGGCCATTCTCGTCCATATCTGTCCAGACTACATTTTCTTTTGGTATATGTTTGATTGCCACAGGTAAATTGTCTGCCCTGCGGTAGCCACCATAAACAGATCCACAGCCACCCTTTCCGAGCTGATCTTTTTGCTCGTATTTTGCCTCAAACTGATCTTTGGCTGAAGACGAGGGACTCACAGAATCAAACTGTCTGATTCTCTTTGCTGGACTTCCAGATCCCACGTCATCTGGTGAGTGTGACCTCTTTGAGGCTCTGGATGTCTCATCTAGGTTAACTCTGGAGACACTGCCTTTACTTGAAACCCTAGACCGTTTTGTGGGAGGTTCGTGATGAAAAACAGCTTTCCTTTTGGCAGAAGACGATCCTTTCTCAGGAACCAAATATCTGCATTCCTTGTCTGGATTTCCAGATCCCACGCCATCTGGTGAGTGTGACCTCTTTGAGGCTCTGGATGTCTCATCTAGGTTAACTCTGGAGACACTGCCTTTACTTGAAACCCTAGACCGTTTTGTGGGAGGTTCGTGATGAAAAACAGCTTTCCTTTTGGCAGAAGACGATCCTTTCTCAGGAACCAAATATCTGTATTCCTTGTCTGGATTTTCAGATCCCTCACCATCAAAGGAAATTGATTTCTTTGTGAATTTGTCAATTTGTATAATGTTCTGGTTGTTTTCAGAGAGTttgccttcatcagaaaccttaaacctttttgtgAGAGGTCCAGGGTCTGAAACGGCTTTCCGTTTGGTTGCTGAAACTAAACCACGATTCTCTGACAAATGCGGTTGTTCCATGCTAATATAAGTCTCTGAATCTTTAACCAGAGCTTGAGAGTAACTCTTGTGAGCAAAAGAGTCTCCCATGATGCTAAATAACACGTAGACGATAAGTTGAAAAACTATCGAACAACGAGCAAACACGGCTGTCTCTGACGGTGCGTCACTGAGAactgaatgatgatgatgatgatgaagatgattatgatgatgtcaTAAAGCAAAGTTCTAAAAGGGCAACGACGACGCTGACGCTGCTTTGCTCTCCACCCGAGGATTATGTCCTTTTTGTTTCTTCTGATCCGACCcaggaagttccaaagaccagatttaaaagtcAAGGAGATCGCTCCTTCCAGGTTGTTGCACCCTGGCTTTGGAATGAACTTCCTTTAACCTTATGTAGTACTGACagtctttaaaaaacagctgaagacccttttatttaaagctgcttttaccaaaatattttttcctatttttaactcaaatttgtaataatcTTTCATTGGTTTTATGATCATTTgcaattttatgactttgtttttatgatttaaatttatttgttttgttgaagatcattatgattttatgacttcatcaaatcaaattaaatgttatttatgaagcgcttttcatacaAGTGCAGCTCAAAacgctttacaatattaaaaacaaccagcaGTCGTTTCCTACCCCTCCCACACGTCCAAGATCCATTTTGTAttgatttgttttgttgttgatctacgtgaagcactttgtgattcggtgtctgtgatgagtgctaaataaataaaatgtaattactTTACTATTATTCTTCCGCGGATGTTAAGGCGGCTCGAACGGCAACGTGCACCCCCACATATTATACGTAACGAGCGGCTCGGCCGCGGGAGGTGTGCtgttatttttacacgtgatctGATTTACCATGGTGAAATAATTAGCAAGACTTCAAAAGATGTCTCATTTTTGTGCAGATTGATCCATCCCGTTGAACCTTTGAGTGTGTGGCATTTTTTACATGTGTGTAaaccaggcccggagtggctaatcgggagggtctggagaattcccggtgggccgcgcgatgtttgggccgcatggggccggtgctctcgtttttgttttttatcattttatttttattttttggtgccggtgttcagtcatggcactgaggccgccgggctgatcacatacgctcctcccggctgtctctggctggctctacctgcaggctgcagctcgttttttttccccagtatgcgcctgtgcgcaccacgtgaccacgcagttgacggaaagatggaaagtagaaagagcaagggtggcgcggagaaggcaagaattaaaaagaggaaagcgttggaaacagatgcagccaaggccggattaaccatatgggcaactgggcaattgaccagggcccacgaactctaaggggcccaggccagcaagcgcacgagcaaaatactgtaggcatgtctgtaatctcccgcattatattaaactagggtgaccgtatgtccggttttccccggacatgtccacttttcactctctgtccgggcgtccggactgcgggttcttgtattgatgaaaatgtccggcttttcatccaggagcagggatcgaattatgggggagctgtatatcttacacatccaggggagccggaaacaagttttctatctatattacatcatttatggactcttctgagcagagagcacaaagagcggcacagcgcgttattgcgcagcgatccaggcagctgcgtccagcgcacggtccattctcaaagtggcgcaaccaaaaaactataattagcacacgatcgttcatgtccgcacatattctctattttctgtcttatttgtgcctgaagcgctctgctgctgcgcagctcatcacctgtgctgcgcggtgctgcggtgatttcacctcactgacgcagcatcgaaaggcgcactccgctttgcggtcaggagatccatttgatctgctcaaaagtaactgatgaggtgaaaaagtaagaatcctggcagcagttttttctggagagtttagaggagacgcaggaagacgagagacagacaggacaggaaatagttcaataaaaacaagaaaacaaaactaagtgtaaagtaaaatgtaggtagatttatctccactacaagtttttaccagtataaaacaataagttatacacatgtcatagttatacatctgatacaattcaaatcaccttcaaaactcagtcacacacccagggccgtttcaagacattttgggggccaaggcaaaatgaccccccccccacccaccccataactg is drawn from Nothobranchius furzeri strain GRZ-AD chromosome 4, NfurGRZ-RIMD1, whole genome shotgun sequence and contains these coding sequences:
- the LOC129164246 gene encoding serine/threonine-protein kinase pim-1-like, which encodes MGDSFAHKSYSQALVKDSETYISMEQPHLSENRGLVSATKRKAVSDPGPLTKRFKVSDEGKLSENNQNIIQIDKFTKKSISFDGEGSENPDKEYRYLVPEKGSSSAKRKAVFHHEPPTKRSRVSSKGSVSRVNLDETSRASKRSHSPDGVGSGNPDKECRYLVPEKGSSSAKRKAVFHHEPPTKRSRVSSKGSVSRVNLDETSRASKRSHSPDDVGSGSPAKRIRQFDSVSPSSSAKDQFEAKYEQKDQLGKGGCGSVYGGYRRADNLPVAIKHIPKENVVWTDMDENGQQLTIEVAAMLKLQTELADSVGKSAPISLLDWYDFNQEQILVLERPVPAVDLSQFIKNNKEPLQENTAKTIIKQLVDAVKHLEDTNIFHRDIKPQNILIETGSEIPRLRLIDFGLSCFTDTEHKDGWFYGTPKHVPPEFISKGIYEAGPATVWQVGIVLYEMLHESLFDSKKFFNNELGIRTDLSPYCTNFLESCLIMSPGWRPTLKQLQHHPWLW